One stretch of Amycolatopsis sp. 195334CR DNA includes these proteins:
- a CDS encoding aromatase/cyclase — protein MTATREVEHEITVAAPAASVYALVADAGNWPQVFGPTVHVEHVAHAPGGRGAERLRIWATANGTAKGWTSRRELDPDGLRIDFRQEVSQPPVGAMSGAWVIEPGGERECRVRLLHTYRAATGDPADLAWIDRAVDRNSDAELAALKRHAEHGDPVISFADTVSVAGRAEDVFDFLDQAQHWPDRLPHVAGVSLEEPVPGLQTLAMDTEAGDGSRHATKSIRVCLPHRLIAYKQIGLPALLSLHTGQWVIEPDGGGVRVTSRHSVRIEQSRIESVLGTGAGPAQAEEFVRTALSTNSLATLGHAKSFAEGR, from the coding sequence ATGACCGCCACTCGAGAGGTGGAGCACGAGATCACCGTGGCCGCCCCGGCCGCGTCGGTCTACGCGCTGGTGGCCGACGCCGGCAACTGGCCGCAGGTGTTCGGCCCGACCGTGCACGTCGAGCACGTGGCGCACGCGCCGGGCGGGCGGGGTGCCGAGCGCCTGCGCATCTGGGCCACCGCCAACGGCACGGCCAAGGGCTGGACCTCCCGCCGCGAGCTGGACCCGGACGGGCTCCGGATCGACTTCCGCCAGGAGGTCTCGCAGCCGCCCGTCGGGGCGATGAGCGGCGCGTGGGTGATCGAGCCGGGCGGGGAGCGGGAGTGCCGCGTGCGGTTGCTGCACACCTACCGCGCCGCGACCGGCGACCCGGCCGACCTCGCCTGGATCGACCGCGCGGTGGACCGCAACAGCGACGCCGAGCTCGCCGCGCTCAAACGGCACGCCGAGCACGGCGACCCGGTGATCAGCTTCGCCGACACCGTTTCCGTGGCCGGCCGGGCCGAGGACGTCTTCGACTTCCTCGACCAGGCGCAGCACTGGCCGGACCGGTTGCCGCACGTGGCCGGTGTGTCGCTGGAGGAACCGGTGCCCGGGCTCCAGACCCTGGCGATGGACACCGAGGCCGGGGACGGTTCGCGGCACGCGACGAAGTCGATCCGCGTGTGCCTGCCGCACCGGCTGATCGCCTACAAGCAGATCGGCCTGCCCGCGCTGCTGAGCCTCCACACCGGACAGTGGGTGATCGAGCCGGACGGCGGGGGCGTGCGGGTCACCTCGCGGCACAGCGTGCGGATCGAACAGTCCCGGATCGAGTCCGTGCTCGGCACGGGCGCGGGGCCGGCGCAGGCCGAGGAGTTCGTCCGCACGGCGCTGAGCACGAACAGCCTGGCCACGCTCGGGCACGCGAAGTCCTTCGCCGAAGGGCGCTGA